The window ATCGAGAACCAGCTTCATTGGGTCCTCGACGTCCATTTCGCCGAGGATGGCAATCGTGCGCGAAAAGACAACGCTCCCGAGAACCTCGCCATTCTGCGAAGGCTGGCCCTCAACATTCTGCGAACTCACCCGGATCGAGCTTCTCTGCGCCGCAAAATCAAGCGCGCCGGCTGGGACGATACCTTCCTCATGCAGATCCTCAGCCATATGCGATAGCCCTGCCCACAAGGGGGGAGGGAGCCGCAAAATCATCGTCTCGACATCAAGACGTCGCGGATCGAGATGTGTGCATCTCGTAGGGTCAAGCCGGACGATGACACTGAATTTGCCGAGACACAGCGACGCTCACTACGGTTTGCTCGACTCTCTCCATTGCTCACAACGGATCGTAATGCAGATGCGGATTCGGCTTCACCCGCGGCTCGTCATGCCGGGTTGTTTCGTTGAGCACCAGCGCGGCGATCCAGGCGAGACCGCTCAGCAGCGCCATTCCGGTGAGCATCCCAAGCAGGAAAGTCATTGTTACTCCATTGGTACGACGGACACGTTCGACTCCCACTATGTCGTCACCGGGCTTGTCCCGGTGACCTCGCTTAGGGAGGTAGAGCGCTGCTGATCGGAAGCGGCACCGCACTGCGCCCCTGATCGGGGTTGCCGGGACAAGCCCGGCAACGACAGAGAAAAAATCGTCGGGCGGTTGAACGCCACCGTAACCCGCCATCATGATCAGCGCGCGACATCAATGGCGGTTACGCTGCGACTAACCGCCCTACAAACTACTGTTGCCCTCGCCGGCGGCGCTCATCATCACCGCTGTCGACACCACCACCACTGCCGCCATAACCCACCACCTCGACAATGATGATGGAGGGCTGCTCGTTAGGCTTGGCAGCGCCGGGCTGGCCGGACTGCTGGGTCGCAGCTGTCACGTTGGTGGGCGCGGTCAGCGCGGCGTTCGGCACCGGCGCGGTCGCGAGACCGGTAACGGTGCCGGTGGACTGGGCGTTAAAGGAGTTGAGCACGATCGGTGCGACAATGAAGATGTCGTTGCCACGCACGCCGGCAGAACCGAGGTCGATGGTGCCACGGGGCGCGACCAGCGTCACGTTGCTCTTGGTCTTGTCCTGCCCCGGCAGCGTCACCAGGGCGGCGATGCCGGCGCCGGTGACCAGGCCCTGCGGATTGGTATAGCAGTAGCCAAAGGCGGTGCAGATCATGCTGACCGCCGGGCTCGAGGCATAGGTCTTCGGCCCCGAGCCGGCGTTGATGTCACCGTTGGCGACGAACAGGCTGACGTCGCCGCCCTGCTGGGTCATGATGCGGCTCTGGTTGACCAGGATGGAGTCGTCGGTGAAAGTACGGACGGTGCCGCCGGCAAGCGTCAGGATGCCCTCCTGGTTCGGCTTGAGCGTGTCGAGGGAGGCATGACCGACAGTGATGCCGCCACCCGGCCCCAGGATGTTGATGTCGCCGCCCATCTGGGTCTCGACCAGCGAAGCCGCGACATTGAGTTTGCCGGTCGCGATCTTGACGGCCGCGCCGTTGCCGCTGCCGGTGGCGTTGTCGGTGTAGCCGTTGCCGGCCGGGAACAACGTCGAAATCGCCTGATAGGCGCGAGCGTATTGCTGATAATAGGTGCTCGACGAAGTCTCATGGTCCCTGCCCACCTGGGCCACGAAATCCATGAAGTTGCGGTTGATCGACAGATCGATCTGCCGTTGCTGCTGCTGCAGGCCGGCGATATCCGCGGCCTGCAGATTGAACGTCAGCTGCGGAAAGCCCGCCTTGGCGGCGAGACCATTCAGCACCTGATTGATCTGCGCCGTCGACAGGGCGCGGTACACCACGGCGGCCTCGCTCGCCGTCAAGGTGACGTCGACCTTCGGATCGGAGATGCCGGCGGCGATCGCACGCAGCCGGATCAGTTGATCGACCAGTTGATCGAGCTGCCGCGCGATCGGAAGTATGAAATCGATGCCGGTATCGGCCGCCACCTTCGCATCGGCGTAGGCCGCAATCGCGGCCACATAATCGATGCCGGGCTTGACACCGAACAGCAAGTTGATCCGGGCGCCCTGCGCCGGCAAATAGGGCCGGAGAGCGTTGGTGGCGGACAGATTGGCGAACGTGCTGCCAATAGCACTCCCGTTGCCGAACGTGGCAATGCCCGAGGTTGATGTGGCCAGCGGCGCACCGGAGGGCGCGAACGGCCCCATGTCATGCCCGGCCTGCAGCACGAAGTCGCCGGGACCGTAGAGATAATAGGAGCCGCCGACCAGATCGTGGCCCGCCACGATGCTGGTGATGTCGCCGACATTGTTGTTCTGGCCGATGAACCTGAAACCAGAGCTCGACGCGCCATTGCCGGTTGTCTGGAGCTCTCCTCCCTGGACCAAGCCCGCATAGATGTTGTTGCCCGCCTCGATCCGCGCCGGCTTGATCAGGGTCAAATTGGCGGCAAGGCCGCGGTCGGCATCGACGGCATAGATATCCTGCCCGGCCGCAATGATCACCGGATCGGGATCATTGGCATGCAGCGCCAGGGTCAGGCTGGGCAACGGCACCCCGAGCGGGCTGATGTAGTTGGCATAGTCCAATAGATTCGAGTTCCGGCCGACATATTGCGTGGTCGCGGTGCCGAGATCAGGCATCGCCAGGCCAAGCCCGAGATCAATCGAGCCGGCGGCGACAAGGCTGATGGTCCCGGTGTCGCCTCCGGTCTGGGTCGGGTACGGCACCAGGTTTGCGTTTCCGAAGATGTTGGTACCCGTCTTGTTGACGGCAATATCCCCGCTGAGCGCCGCCAGCTCGAGGGTGGCGGGCAGCAGCAGCCCGACGGTGGTGGATGGCACAAGGCTGCCTGGGGCGAAGGCCGGATTGTGGACAAACAGACCGCCGATGACGGACGGAGAGACCGTCAGAGCCGTGACGTCGCCGGTGACGCTGGTCAATGAGACGCCGCTGCCCGGACCGTAACTGGTGAAGAAGTTGCTCCAGAAGCTATTTTCGGTGGTGCCGCCCGGCAGAGCCGTGAGCGGCGTCTGCACCACGGCACCGAGTGGCAGCGAAGCGGGGTCGTAGACATTGCCGAGGGTCACCGAACCCCGGGCGATCAGGTCGATGAAGCCGTCCTGCACCGCGAGTTGCAGCGGCAGCGCATACGAGCTGATGACTGGACCACCCCTTGTGATCCCGATGGTCGGCTTGCCCTGGTTGAGCGGATTGCTGGTGGTGGCCTGCACCTCCCCGCCGACCTTGATCAGGCCGCTGCCGCGGCCGACCAGCAAGTTACTGCTCAGGAGATCGCGGCCGGCGGTGACGCTGAGGTTGCCGCCGCCATAATAGACGGCCGTGGGCCCGATCAGGTTGCCGCTGGCATCGCGGGCGCCGGTTCCGCCTCTCACGACCAACGTCTCCGGCAGCGAGGCGCCGATATCGATGATATCGGCGCCCGCCGCCAGCGTGATGTTGCCGCCGCCGAGCGCGCCGAAGCCCTGGAAGAAGGTGGCGTAGTTGATCCAGGCGGCGGTCTGGCAGGCGACCGAACTCGCGACCGCGCAAGCCGCGAACGGCGTGGTGCTGCCGTCCGACTGGCCGTAATGGATGTACCAGTCGCTCCAGAGCTGGCCCGTCAGGGCGCCGGTCACGCCGGTCTGGCTGCCGTCGGTGTCCATCGGCATTTCGATGCCGATGATCGAGCCGCCGGCGGTTACGGTGACCGCACCGCCGCCGACACCCCAGGCCGGCGTGCTGACGAGGCCGTTCGGGCTGTTGGTATAGGCCGCCGGCAGGGTCGGCGCCCTGAAATCGGACGGCGTGTCCACTGCGGCACCGGCGGTATAGACCGCGCCCGGCGCCACCTGGTCGAGCAGTTCGACATTGCCGGCGGCCGCGATGGTGATGGAGCCGGTGCCGGTGCGCACCAGGGTCGGGATGACGATGGTCAGACCGTTCCTCTGGGCATTCGCGTACGAGGTGTGCCCGTCGATCGCCACGTTGCCCGTCAGCGTGGACGACAGCGACGATGTCGCGATCACCGCATTGGGATCGACCGACGGCGCAGTCCCGGTGAAAGCGGCGCCGGCGACGAGGTCATAAGAGAAGCTGCCCTTGCCGCTGAGGGCTGATGACATCAGTTGCGACGCGGACGTAGTATTGAAGGCCGCCGCCCCTGTCACGCTGTCAATCGCGGGGTTGTTGGCGATCATGTTGGCCGGCGGTGGCGGTGCCGGCACCGGTGCCGGCGAGGCCACGTACGTGTCCGGGAACAGCGTGAGATAGGCCAGCGGCGAGGATGGCGGCGTGACCGCATAACAAACGAGGCAGGTTGGAGCGTCGATGCCTGCGACATTGGCGAGTGTCTTCGGCTTGCCGTTCAATGCCGCGTCCAGCGATGTGGGAACACCGAATTGAATCCTAGAAGCATTGACTAAATTCGCATCAACGACACCAAAGAAATAGTTTTGCCATTGCGACACATAATCCATGCCCGTCCCAGGCTGGGCGCCGGATTTGATGTTATAATAAAGGTAAGGATTTGTCGCATTCGGAGCTACGGGAATGGCAGATGGAACGGCCGGCGCTCCGCCGGTAAATTGCGTGTACAGATCCGGCAGAGCAGCATAAGGCACATAGGCGCCAAACCCCGGCGGAAGCCCAAAAAGCGGATCAGTGGCCGCATTCGTATTCACCTGCACGATCTCGGTCATGTAGGCGTGATACATGTTCACGTACTGAATATAGAACTGGTCGTATTGATCGATCACCCGGGTGTCGCCGGTCAGGCTGCCGATGCTTGTCGGTTTCTGCAGATGAAATTGCAGGGAATTAAATAGCGCAAGGTTTTCTGGCGTATCGGCAAGATTGAAGAACGCCGCGTCCACGCGCGAGGACGTGAAACCAGGAAAGCCGACAACGTCCATAGTCGAGCCGCTGTAGAACAGGTCCCCACCGACAAACAGATTCTCATAGTCGCGGAAAGCCGACGTGGCCGTTTCCTGGTCGTAGGCGTCCGCCGCGCCGCCTGCGGGCGGCGGCGGCGGCGTATAAGGCTGATAGAAGCCGTCGGTGATGGTGGCGTTGATCACCACGTTGTTATACGCGCGGAGCGCCAGCGTTCCCGGTTCGCCCAGGCTGGTGCGATAACTCAGCGTGGTGTTGCCGGATCTGTCGGTCACGCCCGCGCCGAGATTCCAGTTGCTGGCGACGGTGATGTTGCCGTTGTTGATGGTCGAACTCGGATTGACCAGGTCGATCTCGGGCCGCAGGTGGAGCATCGACGACGGCAGCGGCGCCGCGGCAGAGTTGCCGACCCGCAGCCTGGCGCCGGCGAAGCTGGCGGCCACCGCCGTGGTGTCGAACGGATTGTTGACAAAGCGCAGCAGCGTGTCCTGGTAGAAATCGACATGGGGCCGATACGCCCCGGTGGCCGGATTCGTCAACGTCGAGGTCGGATAGAGACCATTGCTGGCAAAGATGATCTGGGTCGGCTTGCCGTTGGTCAGCGAGGCATCGAAGAATCCCGCGGGATCGATGATGCCGTCGAAATGCTGCCGCAGCTGCGCCTGCTGCTCGGGCGTCAGGGCATTGTAGGCCGCAACGGTGGTGACACTGCCGCAGCCGCCGGCGATCAAGGAGCAGCCGTCGGTGGTGCTCCACACCGCATAGGCGTTGAGCACCACGCCGCTGCCGCTGGGGTTGCCGTTGATATCGGCATTGGTGACGACGGTGCCCTTGAAGTCGACATTAACGCCGCCGCTGGTCAGGATCGGGGCGCGGATGATCACCGAGCCGCCGGTGTTGTCGATGTTGGGGCCGCCGGCGCCGCCGCTGACATTGAAGGTGGCGCCGTCGGCAACGATGATCGCGCCCGACGTCGACACGTTCTGGTAGCCGTATTGCGCATTGAGAGTGCCGTCGGGCGTGCCCGTCGTGCCCAGCGTGATGGTGCCGCCCTTCTGCACCAGATTGGCCGTGCCCTTGGCATACAGCGGATCGAGCTTGTCGTAGGGCTTGAAGGATGCATCGAGCACCGCGCCGCTGTTGACGGTGACGCCGGCGCCGCCATACAGCGCGATCTGGCCATTGGCTCCGCTGGCATCGATCGTGCCGTTCACGGTCACGCTGCCCTTGTCGGACAGCAGCAGCACCTTGCTGGAGACGAGATTGTCGACGACGATGTTGTCGCTCACGAGCCGCATGGCGAAGCTGCCGGTGAAGCCCACGATCCCCGACAGGCTGGGATTGGTCAGGCGGTCGGCCTGAAGCGTGAAATCACCGCCCAGCCCCTTGAATGCGGCATGGCCGTCGATGGTGCCGTCAAGCGTCGCTTTGTTCGCGGCCAGGATGGAGACCGATCCGGCATAACCGTTGCCCGCCGCAGCCACGCTGACGACCGCGCCCGGATTGATCACGACATCTCGGGTGACCGACGCGAGCTGCACGTTGCCGCCCGGCGTATCCTGGACGATATCGAGGATGGTGATGCGCGAACCGGAGGCATCGATCAGCGCTCCGGCACCGAGCAGGACGTTGCCGGCTGTCGCGGTGAGGCTGACATTGCCCGACAGCGCGCGGATCACGGCGGTGTCCGTGATGGTGCCGCCGGCGATGGCGAGCGCGCCGCCGATATTGGTGGCGACGCTGGCCGGCGCGGCCCCCGCCCCGGTCTGAAGCGTGACATCGCCCGACGTCACGAGCGACTGCGTCGCGCCGCTGTTGACCACGATCACCGGCGCGGACAGCACCACGTTGGCTGGACGACGGTTTCCGCCGGAGAAGCTGACGGTCGGAACACTGGTATAGCCAGAGCCCCCGTTGGTCAGCGCTAACTGACTGACGCCACCGCTTGCGATCGCCGCCGTGGCCGTCGCACCCGCCCCTCCACCGCCCGCGATCGAGAGTGTGGGAACGGCGGTGTATTCATCGCCCTGGTTGGCAATGGAAATACCGACAACGCCGAGCGAAGCCGTGAGCGTGGCGCCGCTGCCTCCATGGGTGTTGGTAACACTGACCGCGGTAATGGGGCCGGTATAGCCGGAACCCGTGGCGGTGATGTTGACGCCAATGACCGTACCGTTGACGTCGACCACGGCGGTGCCGGTGAACCCCTGCCCGCCGGCTCCGGTGATCGTGACCAAGTCGCCATTGCTGTAGCCCGAGCCACCTGCGGTCACCGCAATGCTGACGACCCCCAGCGACGCCGTGGCGGCGGCAGCCGGTGCCGCATTGAGGCTGCCGGAGCCGCTGAAGGCGATGGCCGATCCGGCGTTCAAATTGATCTGGCCGAAGCCGCCCAGGCTCTTGGCGCCGACGTCCTCGGTGATCGTCCCTGCAGCGTTGAGCGTCAGCGTGCCGCCGACATCGGTGGTAATATTGAAGCAATTCCCGGCGACGCAATTGCCGGTGACGCCGCGGCTGTTGGCCAGGGTGATGTTGGTGGCATTGACCGTGGTGCTGCCGCCCTTGCCGTACAGCCCGGCGCTGTCAAAGATCAGCGTGCCGATGGGATGGCTGGCATCGCCGATCTGCAAACCACCGGCATCGTAGAGATTGATGACGGAGGCGCTGCGCAGGCGGAGCGAGACCGCATCGTTG is drawn from Bradyrhizobium prioriisuperbiae and contains these coding sequences:
- a CDS encoding filamentous haemagglutinin family protein produces the protein MRPHLLSRSRRALFLAGVSMVAMVVSSGASARPFGFNGSAPTPAAAASSAAQDAAQQALLAAQNSQQSLARATKAIQALQAAQSAARALAMNAPSSVPNGLVIGGLVPDSGLKSPGVANPVTTWVGANTPTQTSNGGKTTVNIEQTQQNALLNWQTFNVGRDTTVNFDQKGNANWAALNKIGPNAAPSQIQGAIKADGAVYLINQNGIVFSGSSQINVNTLVASTLGLGISDQAFLQSGLYSNPVPNGLSGAGAAIFNQGGGGKIRVEAGAIIDTTSKITATGDGGYVALLADGGVSNAGAITTQNRQIILASDSAITLITPLTSAPNGTPIVGTRTAIQVLAGGGVVTNEASGLLISNAGAVTLAGGSINQLGGIVATTGTTRTGSITMSAACLLSCASGANGNIVLGASSLTTILPDETSTTLPTSTVNSTTSANGATNAPYFQTVLQPQITIQAAGSVDVQGNGAGLGGAQIKAPGAAVTISAATVLLEPGSTIDLSGLAGVTLPMSNNLVTFKVTAAEVADTPLAQSLIGKTVTIDLRLSGTRADGFRWVGSPLLTAAGYAGLVPQGISQILTRGGTLTTSAINVIQQPGSVINVSAGYVQYSGGVINTTRLLGADGRVYDIGSANPNITYVGIANGFTVLHNRNGTLDPTLTEVYLSPFGKGGHYEQGYVSGANGGAINITATAPILAGEIVADLIAGRRQRAGLDAMPTGASLNLTFTGVGGPSLYNVVLGPQADTGPDPYGLSGFSFANASTWSPTLTNGLFPVFSDLLSHASFNAISIKGAHQLDMATDAVLSVRPGGSITLDGVATIDGTLSAPGGKISLTGFTYPLNQPQRPPTAALVIGSHAVLDVHGLWVNDAGLGLDQMQGAAFVNGGSVSISTIAASDGPRIDDGAFVDVTQSIVLSSGSVIDLSGGGYVTPSGTLKTGADGLPVGRGGSLTLTSYAGGFPGLIATTAGGGTSPINVVPHGTNPDGSVNHPDQANVLLGGTIYAGGFDGGGTLTLQVPTVVIDGAAGEVTSYVSGATADALGGLPAAGAVVSDARAGQLVLPTSFFRGGFSQYVLSDIYGGTTITSGTQVVLQQTNALPTGAVAQIPTGTLVRSFASVGLLPVGLRQPAGLTLNSQTGILIDLGSSIVADPRATITLNATRPQFGALVARAEATVLGSIVAPGGTIAISGNEVHIGATAELDVGGTFVPDPRVIAYATGTVLDGGTITLAGTLTGADSDSAVVVESGARLDLQGAAVSAESNLIQLPQGGLAPGLVGQAAWSNGGNLQLFGTNVYFAGTFDAAGGAPLAGGGSLTVGSIVNTQAQPTPTTIVVERAGVVAAELSALRAASTPGVFIGVDTLSNSGLDSVTLNAASGGTIKFGGSLDITLPGALTLYASSGHFALADASTVNLNAGYVRIVGKGTVNVAPAGLTAPAAGTGTLNISAQWIDLQSAIALDHVGNATLTSASAIRALPYDYGLVTGLGNSTITTFAGALLVPGNLTLRAAEIYPASNTQFLLASTASDGKLTILPNGPATIPLSAGGGLVLSASTIEQDGTLWAPLGNIVIGTPTALPAALSVLLANPNGLVDTKTKSVTLGAGSLTSVSAAGLVIPDGFTIDGTTWYQGVPSSGSGNVPPVLSAPPSKAISLLGGSVTTSAGAVLDLNGGGDIYATEYVAGTGGTRNVLATYQKDLTSGALTPTYADGRQVYALVPSYQAKVAAYDPNFAYTYYSGLVVPNGSSATANSAQPYANALTPGQSVTIAGGNGIPAGTYTLLPGMYATLPGAYRVVQVAGNVNPNTPVNFTSPDGSQYVTGTLGNSITGAKSSQTAMFQLQSQAAWSTYSRIDITSGTAFFRNQALAAGKAPPPLPIDGGVLVLGAINALDLAGTNRFAPGISALAPGLVGGGGQVQIGGRNILVLAADKDLPAGVCVGGSAAGCTDATNYLLLDADQISNLRASSVLIGGTATVINGVQSITATALNLEILTDEAHKLTGPELLLVAKAGGRGVVVDDGSFIAAAGAVPAGTSRDISFGADPVAQFDNTGKLTGYTAGINGDGALVRVSNGGTVNVTRFFVPGQYAGPGTPPTGTAQGAFSIGAGANIDGGNALTLDTSGNGALASDAVLKARNYDIAGSVINIGNNIGGSSSGIVLGTDRLAAFNDAVSLRLRSASVINLYDAGGLQIGDASHPIGTLIFDSAGLYGKGGSTTVNATNITLANSRGVTGNCVAGNCFNITTDVGGTLTLNAAGTITEDVGAKSLGGFGQINLNAGSAIAFSGSGSLNAAPAAAATASLGVVSIAVTAGGSGYSNGDLVTITGAGGQGFTGTAVVDVNGTVIGVNITATGSGYTGPITAVSVTNTHGGSGATLTASLGVVGISIANQGDEYTAVPTLSIAGGGGAGATATAAIASGGVSQLALTNGGSGYTSVPTVSFSGGNRRPANVVLSAPVIVVNSGATQSLVTSGDVTLQTGAGAAPASVATNIGGALAIAGGTITDTAVIRALSGNVSLTATAGNVLLGAGALIDASGSRITILDIVQDTPGGNVQLASVTRDVVINPGAVVSVAAAGNGYAGSVSILAANKATLDGTIDGHAAFKGLGGDFTLQADRLTNPSLSGIVGFTGSFAMRLVSDNIVVDNLVSSKVLLLSDKGSVTVNGTIDASGANGQIALYGGAGVTVNSGAVLDASFKPYDKLDPLYAKGTANLVQKGGTITLGTTGTPDGTLNAQYGYQNVSTSGAIIVADGATFNVSGGAGGPNIDNTGGSVIIRAPILTSGGVNVDFKGTVVTNADINGNPSGSGVVLNAYAVWSTTDGCSLIAGGCGSVTTVAAYNALTPEQQAQLRQHFDGIIDPAGFFDASLTNGKPTQIIFASNGLYPTSTLTNPATGAYRPHVDFYQDTLLRFVNNPFDTTAVAASFAGARLRVGNSAAAPLPSSMLHLRPEIDLVNPSSTINNGNITVASNWNLGAGVTDRSGNTTLSYRTSLGEPGTLALRAYNNVVINATITDGFYQPYTPPPPPAGGAADAYDQETATSAFRDYENLFVGGDLFYSGSTMDVVGFPGFTSSRVDAAFFNLADTPENLALFNSLQFHLQKPTSIGSLTGDTRVIDQYDQFYIQYVNMYHAYMTEIVQVNTNAATDPLFGLPPGFGAYVPYAALPDLYTQFTGGAPAVPSAIPVAPNATNPYLYYNIKSGAQPGTGMDYVSQWQNYFFGVVDANLVNASRIQFGVPTSLDAALNGKPKTLANVAGIDAPTCLVCYAVTPPSSPLAYLTLFPDTYVASPAPVPAPPPPANMIANNPAIDSVTGAAAFNTTSASQLMSSALSGKGSFSYDLVAGAAFTGTAPSVDPNAVIATSSLSSTLTGNVAIDGHTSYANAQRNGLTIVIPTLVRTGTGSITIAAAGNVELLDQVAPGAVYTAGAAVDTPSDFRAPTLPAAYTNSPNGLVSTPAWGVGGGAVTVTAGGSIIGIEMPMDTDGSQTGVTGALTGQLWSDWYIHYGQSDGSTTPFAACAVASSVACQTAAWINYATFFQGFGALGGGNITLAAGADIIDIGASLPETLVVRGGTGARDASGNLIGPTAVYYGGGNLSVTAGRDLLSSNLLVGRGSGLIKVGGEVQATTSNPLNQGKPTIGITRGGPVISSYALPLQLAVQDGFIDLIARGSVTLGNVYDPASLPLGAVVQTPLTALPGGTTENSFWSNFFTSYGPGSGVSLTSVTGDVTALTVSPSVIGGLFVHNPAFAPGSLVPSTTVGLLLPATLELAALSGDIAVNKTGTNIFGNANLVPYPTQTGGDTGTISLVAAGSIDLGLGLAMPDLGTATTQYVGRNSNLLDYANYISPLGVPLPSLTLALHANDPDPVIIAAGQDIYAVDADRGLAANLTLIKPARIEAGNNIYAGLVQGGELQTTGNGASSSGFRFIGQNNNVGDITSIVAGHDLVGGSYYLYGPGDFVLQAGHDMGPFAPSGAPLATSTSGIATFGNGSAIGSTFANLSATNALRPYLPAQGARINLLFGVKPGIDYVAAIAAYADAKVAADTGIDFILPIARQLDQLVDQLIRLRAIAAGISDPKVDVTLTASEAAVVYRALSTAQINQVLNGLAAKAGFPQLTFNLQAADIAGLQQQQRQIDLSINRNFMDFVAQVGRDHETSSSTYYQQYARAYQAISTLFPAGNGYTDNATGSGNGAAVKIATGKLNVAASLVETQMGGDINILGPGGGITVGHASLDTLKPNQEGILTLAGGTVRTFTDDSILVNQSRIMTQQGGDVSLFVANGDINAGSGPKTYASSPAVSMICTAFGYCYTNPQGLVTGAGIAALVTLPGQDKTKSNVTLVAPRGTIDLGSAGVRGNDIFIVAPIVLNSFNAQSTGTVTGLATAPVPNAALTAPTNVTAATQQSGQPGAAKPNEQPSIIIVEVVGYGGSGGGVDSGDDERRRRGQQ